The Anguilla rostrata isolate EN2019 chromosome 18, ASM1855537v3, whole genome shotgun sequence genome has a window encoding:
- the dnajb12a gene encoding dnaJ homolog subfamily B member 12a, whose translation MESNRDEAERCFEIAVTALRNNQTDKAQRFLEKAYKLFPTEKTKALLESIAQNGQAFGQSDSSGASDPSGASEGSGVRHRKPAEDENTTREKAADSAKSYTSDQLDAVKRIKQCKDYYEILGVSRDASEEDLKKAYRKLALKFHPDKNQAPGATEAFKAIGNAYAVLSNADKRRQYDQFGEERAHPSRHGHSHDYNRGFEADISPEDLFNMFFGGGFPSSNVHVYSNGRMRYTYNQRPERREQQGDGGLALFVQLMPILILIVVSALSQMMVSSPPYSLSVRPSAGHVHKRLTGTLKVAYYVGERFAEEYSGNELKNVERSVEDDYISNLRNNCWKEKQQKEGLLYRARYFGDSELYQRAQKMGTPSCSRLSEVQVLLHG comes from the exons ATGGAATCGAACAGAGACGAAGCGGAGCGTTGCTTTGAGATCGCGGTCACAGCACTAAGAAATAATCAGACAGACAAAGCTCAGAGGTTTCTAGAAAAGGCTTACAAACTATTTCCCACTGAGAAGACAAAAG CGCTGCTCGAGTCCATTGCACAGAATGGGCAGGCCTTCGGCCAGAGTGACTCGTCAGGAGCCAGCGACCCGTCTGGAGCCAGCGAAGGCTCGGGTGTGCGACATCGTAAACCAGCAGAGGACGAAAACACGACACGGGAGAAGGCTGCCGACTCGGCAAAATCCTACACGTCAGATCAGCTGGATGCAGTCAAGAG GATAAAACAGTGCAAAGACTACTATGAGATTCTGGGAGTGAGCAGGGACGCGTCTGAAGAGGACCTTAAGAAAGCGTACCGGAAACTGGCCCTGAAGTTCCATCCCGATAAAAACCAGGCTCCCGGTGCCACAGAGGCCTTTAAAG CCATCGGAAACGCGTACGCGGTCCTCAGCAACGCCGACAAGCGGAGGCAGTACGACCAGTTCGGGGAGGAGAGGGCGCACCCGTCCCGGCACGGCCACTCGCACGACTACAACCGGGGCTTCGAGGCGGACATCTCCCCCGAAGACCTGTTCAACATGTTCTTCGGAGGCGGGTTCCCGTCCA GTAACGTCCACGTGTACAGTAACGGCAGAATGCGCTACACTTACAACCAGAGACCAGAGCGAAGAGAACAGCAAGGGGAC GGCGGTCTGGCGCTCTTCGTACAGCTGATgcccatcctcatcctcatcgtGGTGTCGGCGCTCAGTCAGATGATGGTGTCCAGCCCTCCCTACAGCCTCAGCGTCAGGCC atctgCCGGTCACGTTCACAAGAGACTGACGGGTACTCTGAAGGTGGCGTACTACGTGGGCGAGCGCTTTGCAGAGGAGTACAGCGGAAACGAGCTGAAGAACGTGGAGCGGAGCGTGGAGGACGACTACATCTCCAACCTCAGAAACAACTGCTGGAAGGAGAAACAGCAGA AGGAGGGCTTGCTGTATAGAGCTCGGTATTTCGGAGACAGCGAATTGTACCAGAGGGCACAGAAGATGGGAACACCCAGCTGCTCCAGGCTGTCCGAAGTCCAGGTTCTGCTGCACGGCTAA
- the tysnd1 gene encoding peroxisomal leader peptide-processing protease, with amino-acid sequence MKSAEEACCVVTVFENSKERANIAQPFRSGQTPGRPANRRLSSSGVIVNDHTGIVLCSGLLFSHFLIDKESVSSDYQFLLPHSISDQLSIYVQCSGQQRLTTSGCSVDPVSFEAMPMRNVTHFESQLIMMVNCLEFRSTFRKVFKDVDKWSFYSGEEDAEPAQNIQFLSWFAVLRVPGLAKSEQGRTVPWVHGQSLEKGCVVFACGSPFGTFCPDLFMSTLSKGIVSNLAGEDHALILTDARCLPGTEGGGLFVKSGDLAYLVGLIVSPLCWKSNEWIGLTLVCSLQLILRNILKSVTLQDPTKEVCAWLPGASIDSVADADQSMKRHPSVALVDTGQFWGSGILMSSRLMLTCRHVLHGQSRLTVRFKTKSRFLAVMGEVLYSTKVTSPYDVAVVLLKEQLPDVEVPTLASTFTPGEDVYVIGYGAFGQSCGPTVTSGILSRAVAFHSQPVMLQTTCAVQAGSSGGAVIRAQTGELLGLVASNTRDMVAGVTYPHLNFSIPASLLDPLLQQFSRTGDPAVFRQLDSADEQVRRAWRLQAPPLDPLKSKL; translated from the exons ATGAAGTCTGCTGAGGAAGCGTGCTGTGTTGTCACAGTTTTTGAGAACTCCAAAGAACGCGCGAATATAGCTCAACCTTTCAGGTCCGGGCAAACTCCCGGGCGTCCAGCAAACAGGCGATTAAGTTCCAGCGGTGTTATTGTGAACGATCATACTGGGATTGTTCTCTGCAGCGGTCTTCTGTTTTCTCACTTTCTTATTGACAAGGAATCGGTTTCATCGGACTACCAGTTCTTGCTACCACACAGCATCAGTGATCAGCTCAGCATTTACGTACAATGTTCAGGGCAACAACGGCTCACAACAAGTGGCTGTAGCGTAGATCCTGTTTCTTTTGAAGCCATGCCCATGCGTAATGTGACGCATTTTGAGTCACAATTAATCATGATGGTCAACTGCCTGGAGTTTCGATCAACATTTCGGAAAGTATTCAAGGATGTCGATAAGTGGAGTTTTTACAGTGGCGAGGAGGACGCCGAACCTGCTCAAAATATACAGTTTTTAAGCTGGTTCGCCGTGCTTAGGGTTCCAGGTTTGGCTAAGTCCGAGCAGGGACGGACTGTGCCGTGGGTTCACGGTCAATCTCTGGAAAAGGGGTGCGTAGTTTTTGCCTGCGGCTCTCCTTTCGGCACGTTCTGTCCCGACCTCTTCATGAGTACACTAAGCAAAGGTATAGTCAGCAATCTGGCAGGAGAAGACCACGCGCTCATCCTCACTGACGCGCGCTGTCTACCTGGAACTGAGGGTGGAGGTCTCTTTGTTAAAAGCGGGGACCTTGCCTACCTTGTTGGCTTGATCGTGTCTCCCTTATGTTGGAAGTCCAACGAGTGGATTGGATTGACTTTAGTGTGTTCCCTGCAATTGATTCTGAGGAACATACTCAAGTCTGTGACTCTCCAAGACCCAACAAAGGAGGTCTGTGCTTGGTTACCAGGAGCCTCGATCGATAGTGTGGCAGATGCAGACCAGAGCATGAAGCGGCACCCATCAGTGGCCTTAGTGGACACCGGGCAGTTCTGGGGTTCAGGAATATTGATGAGCTCACGGCTGATGTTGACTTGTAGGCATGTTTTGCATGGACAGTCCAGACTGACGGTGAGGTTCAAGACCAAATCTCG GTTTCTAGCAGTGATGGGTGAAGTACTGTATTCCACTAAGGTGACGTCACCATATGATGTAGCAGTGGTGCTCCTGAAGGAACAGCTCCCGGATGTTGAAGTCCCAACTTTAGCCTCCACGTTCACACCAG gtgaaGATGTATATGTTATTGGCTATGGAGCATTTGGACAGAGCTGTGGGCCAACGGTAACTTCCGGAATTCTCTCCAGAGCAGTCGCCTTCCATTCACAGCCTGTTATGCTGCAGACCACTTGTGCAGTACAAGCAGGATCCAGTGGGGGCGCTGTGATCCGAGCACAAACGGGAGAGCTGCTAG GACTCGTTGCCAGTAACACGCGGGACATGGTTGCTGGGGTAACATACCCACACCTGAATTTCAGCATCCCGGCCAGTTTGCTGGACCCCCTGCTTCAGCAGTTCAGCCGCACAGGGGACCCCGCTGTGTTTCGGCAGCTCGACTCCGCGGACGAGCAGGTGAGGAGGGCGTGGCGACTGCAGGCCCCGCCTCTGGACCCCCTAAAGAGCAAACTGTGA